In one Diprion similis isolate iyDipSimi1 chromosome 6, iyDipSimi1.1, whole genome shotgun sequence genomic region, the following are encoded:
- the LOC124406758 gene encoding uncharacterized protein LOC124406758: MHVSRGVFDVESAVRKLSSRFRRHPGQVSRLEWPVISAVRPLFYVIRFIGHAPLEIRDDRFVSWTYGIFYSILCCMLHTYLLYIVLRKFTGIERNTPILDVTETAKVISNYSVLMLNILGSLWTRKELAEVTNIMKQFDTRMRYLGYPLKERSVKVWVFFTFVFSFIAWAVIVGTGIIAFHESFVENMIYILGYVTNSFSTIKFSGIVLLLGQRFRHLNEVAQRSKDSSTLPTQKYLGVDFRVIHQLHNSLMNASESLSRQYSWPLLAWLINLCGHSVANLYFLIDWLVSTTDTVDTRWSLVACIAWWVVVFGSQLLLLHITCHYTSSEANSIGSILFNWKSSTIRRSYRIESSLHLINRRLNFSAAGCFHVNLPLLRSITALLTTYLVLLLQFQA; this comes from the exons ATGCATGTGTCACGGGGGGTCTTCGACGTTGAATCCGCCGTGAGGAAGCTGTCTTCTCGTTTTCGTCGTCATCCTGGGCAAGTTTCACGACTAGAATGGCCCGTAATTTCGGCTGTTCGTCCTTTATTCTACGTCATTCGATTTATCGGACACGCTCCGTTGGAGATTCGTGACGACCGTTTCGTATCCTGGACTTACGGAATTTTTTACTCCATACTCTGCTGCATGCTTCACACTTACCTTCTCTACATCGTTCTCCGCAAATTCACCGGCATCGAAAGAAACACACCGATTCTCGACGTCACCGAAACTGCGAAG GTGATCTCTAATTACTCAGTCTTGATGCTGAACATCCTGGGATCTCTTTGGACGCGAAAGGAACTCGCCGAGGTGACGAACATCATGAAGCAGTTCGATACAAGGATGCGTTATCTCGGTTATCCGCTAAAGGAAAGATCCGTGAAAGTTTGGGTCTTCTTCACGTTCGTTTTCAGCTTCATCGCCTGGGCCGTTATCGTCGGGACGGGCATTATCGCCTTCCATGAATCCTTCGTTGAAAACATGATCTACATTCTGGGCTACGTGACGAACTCATTCAGCACAATAAAGTTCTCAGGCATTGTGCTTCTGCTCGGACAACGCTTTCGACATCTGAACGAAGTCGCTCAACGTAGCAAGGACTCGTCAACTTTGCCCACGCAAAAGTACCTCGGGGTAGATTTCAGA GTGATACATCAGCTGCACAACAGCCTAATGAACGCGAGCGAGAGTCTGAGTCGTCAGTACTCTTGGCCCCTTTTGGCATGGTTGATAAATCTCTGCGGCCACAGCGTGGCCAATCTGTACTTTTTGATTGACTGGCTTGTATCGACGACAGACACAGTGGACACGCGGTGGTCCCTCGTCGCCTGCATCGCTTGGTGGGTCGTCGTTTTTGGATCTCAACTTCTGCTGCTTCACATCACCTGTCACTATACTTCGAGCGAG GCAAACAGCATAGGCTCGATCCTGTTCAACTGGAAGTCTTCCACCATCAGACGTAGCTAC aGAATCGAATCTTCTCTGCATCTCATCAATCGTAGGTTGAACTTTTCTGCGGCTGGCTGCTTCCACGTAAACTTGCCTCTCCTGCGCTCC ATCACCGCTCTCCTCACAACGTATCTCGTACTCTTGTTGCAATTTCAGGCCTAA